A genomic stretch from Pararhizobium sp. IMCC21322 includes:
- a CDS encoding PhnD/SsuA/transferrin family substrate-binding protein, which translates to MRFAAHSHRFGAAILVLLFLTMSAWAQGTRPISTLRIGVVVGDNLNYTLQRMEPFRLYLEYRLDRRVTIEGTHSFQNLMEVHAQGRIHYAIYSASAYARSWASCRCLEPLAAPKSIGGGYGIYSVLLVAADTRFRSLDDLNNQRVLYTSPSTLAGHLIPARAMSLLSGKDRFVFADADMARNATIGLEALKSGSANGVFAWEGAEGPQRGMIASAEKRGLIEPGFARSVWRSDLLPHGPHAVLKDLPASLIADLRSALIDLDPWDDSVILRVRSAEASNDSQQAFETSYTASDILDSIDNIFGGGFSPVDHYDYLPVLNVLGWGTENTVPAWP; encoded by the coding sequence ATGAGATTTGCCGCCCATAGTCATCGTTTCGGCGCAGCAATTCTGGTTTTATTGTTCCTCACCATGTCTGCCTGGGCGCAGGGAACACGCCCGATTTCCACATTGCGTATAGGCGTGGTGGTGGGCGACAATCTGAATTACACATTGCAGCGGATGGAACCGTTTCGCCTCTATCTGGAATACAGGCTTGATCGCCGGGTCACCATTGAGGGAACCCACAGTTTCCAAAACCTGATGGAAGTGCATGCGCAGGGGCGCATTCACTATGCCATTTATTCAGCATCAGCCTATGCGAGGTCCTGGGCCTCTTGCCGCTGCCTGGAACCTTTGGCTGCTCCAAAATCCATTGGCGGTGGATACGGCATTTATTCCGTATTGCTGGTGGCTGCGGATACGCGCTTTCGGTCTCTGGATGATCTGAATAATCAGCGCGTTCTGTACACCTCGCCCTCAACGTTGGCAGGACATTTGATACCGGCCAGAGCCATGTCACTGCTCAGCGGCAAAGACCGTTTTGTTTTCGCTGATGCAGATATGGCCCGCAATGCCACTATCGGATTGGAGGCGCTCAAGTCTGGAAGCGCCAATGGGGTATTTGCCTGGGAAGGTGCCGAAGGCCCTCAGCGCGGGATGATCGCGTCTGCAGAAAAAAGAGGCCTTATCGAGCCTGGATTTGCACGCTCTGTCTGGCGATCAGACCTGTTACCACATGGACCACATGCGGTTTTGAAAGATCTTCCTGCCTCACTGATTGCCGATCTGCGGTCAGCTCTGATCGATCTGGATCCTTGGGATGATTCAGTGATATTGCGCGTTCGGAGTGCTGAGGCATCCAATGATAGCCAGCAGGCATTTGAGACCAGTTACACTGCGTCGGACATTCTGGATTCCATCGACAACATATTCGGAGGTGGTTTTTCTCCGGTCGATCATTATGACTATCTGCCCGTACTGAATGTGCTGGGGTGGGGCACCGAGAACACGGTACCCGCCTGGCCCTGA
- a CDS encoding [protein-PII] uridylyltransferase — MAIHLKNLPLIDINALNKQLNSIVAENGGKADANEVRNKVLATLKETYRTGCEVAKAELNENGSGTACAKRLSDMQDLLMRCILEFALGHVFPTGSPSMAEKLSVVAVGGYGRGTLAPGSDIDLLFVLPYKQTPWGESVVEYLLYLLWDMGFKVGHATRNIDECVRLSKTDITIRTSILEARHVCGDRSLFDELEQRFEKEVVRGTAREFIAAKLEERDDRHKRSGASRYRVEPNIKEGKGGLRDLHTLFWIAKYFYGASKTDELIKLGVFTRKEHNRFLKCEDFLWAVRCHLHFLTGRPEERLSFDVQAELARRLGYQEHGGLVAVERFMKHYFLIAKDVGDLTRIFCAELEEANAKDTPDLNRLFLNLTGRRRRKIRGTTDFVLETKRIAAADDTIFERNPVNLIRLFWLAGKHNLAFHPDTIQLVRRSLKFITKRLREDPEANRLFLDILTSKNQPEIVLRRMNEAGVLGRFVPDFGRVVAMMQFNMYHHFTVDEHLLRSIGILSEIERGDLEAEHPLANEIFPEIKDRVVLYVALFLHDIAKGRKEDHSIAGAKVARKLCPRFGLTTAQTELVAWLIEEHLTMSSIAQSRDLADRKTIQDFHALVQTTERMKMLLILTVCDIKAVGPGVWNGWKGQLLRTLYYETEPLLTGGFTQVAQSERVNRAKQQLSQVLMEEQRGDEKVWSQRQVKTYQKLHYSAYWMRVDPEAMARHARFINDAEAEKRTFATTVHTKSFEEITEITVYAPDHPRLLAYVTGACAVAGANIVDAQIFTTTNGKALDSIFINREFNDDADELRRGARIGDLIQEVLNGSLHLPGVLATKSKKTRRQKAFSLDPEVSIDNTVSNLFSVIEVSGLDRLGLLYDLTTALADLNLDIASAHIATFGERALDGFYVTDLMGEKITGPAKHKAIKERLMRIFTTKPGTAGHVPNKSKRNTAPMNKKSLTV, encoded by the coding sequence ATGGCTATACATCTAAAAAACCTCCCGCTTATTGATATCAATGCGCTGAACAAACAGTTGAACAGCATTGTTGCAGAAAATGGCGGCAAGGCTGACGCAAATGAGGTGCGCAACAAGGTTCTTGCTACTCTGAAGGAGACCTATCGAACCGGCTGCGAAGTTGCCAAGGCTGAATTGAATGAGAATGGCAGTGGCACGGCCTGTGCCAAACGCCTTTCAGACATGCAGGATCTGTTGATGCGCTGCATTCTGGAATTCGCTCTGGGTCATGTTTTCCCCACCGGTTCACCTTCCATGGCAGAAAAACTGTCTGTTGTGGCTGTCGGTGGTTATGGACGCGGCACTCTGGCACCGGGGTCCGATATCGATCTGCTGTTCGTACTGCCCTACAAGCAGACGCCCTGGGGCGAAAGCGTTGTTGAATATCTGCTGTATCTGTTGTGGGATATGGGTTTCAAGGTTGGCCATGCCACCCGCAACATTGATGAATGTGTCCGCCTTTCCAAAACAGACATAACAATCCGCACCTCCATACTGGAAGCCCGCCATGTGTGCGGCGACCGCTCCCTGTTTGACGAGTTGGAACAGCGTTTTGAAAAGGAAGTGGTGCGCGGCACCGCAAGAGAATTCATTGCAGCCAAGCTGGAAGAGCGGGACGACCGCCACAAACGGTCTGGCGCGTCACGTTACCGGGTTGAGCCGAATATCAAGGAAGGCAAGGGCGGGCTTCGTGATCTGCACACCCTGTTCTGGATCGCCAAATATTTCTACGGGGCTTCCAAAACGGATGAGTTGATCAAGCTCGGCGTTTTTACCCGTAAGGAACACAATCGTTTTCTGAAATGTGAAGACTTCCTGTGGGCTGTGCGCTGCCATCTGCATTTCCTGACCGGTCGGCCCGAAGAACGCCTGTCTTTCGATGTTCAGGCAGAACTGGCACGGCGGCTTGGCTATCAGGAACATGGCGGTCTGGTAGCCGTTGAGCGCTTCATGAAGCACTATTTCCTGATTGCCAAGGATGTGGGCGATCTGACCCGTATTTTCTGCGCTGAGCTGGAAGAGGCCAATGCAAAGGATACACCCGATCTCAATCGGCTGTTTCTCAACCTCACCGGCCGCCGCAGGCGCAAAATTCGTGGCACGACAGATTTTGTTCTGGAGACAAAGCGAATTGCTGCGGCAGATGACACGATCTTCGAGCGCAATCCGGTCAATCTGATACGTCTGTTCTGGCTGGCTGGTAAACACAATCTGGCCTTTCATCCAGATACAATCCAACTGGTGCGCAGATCCCTGAAGTTCATCACCAAGCGGCTGCGCGAAGACCCGGAAGCCAACCGATTGTTTCTGGATATTCTGACGAGCAAAAATCAGCCAGAGATCGTTTTGCGACGCATGAATGAGGCCGGGGTTCTGGGCCGCTTCGTCCCTGATTTCGGGCGCGTCGTGGCGATGATGCAATTCAATATGTATCATCACTTTACCGTTGATGAGCATTTGTTGCGATCCATCGGCATTCTGTCTGAAATCGAACGCGGGGATTTGGAAGCAGAACACCCGCTGGCCAATGAGATTTTCCCTGAAATCAAGGATCGCGTCGTCCTTTACGTCGCTCTTTTCCTGCATGACATTGCCAAGGGGCGTAAGGAAGACCACTCAATTGCCGGTGCCAAGGTTGCTCGTAAACTGTGCCCCCGCTTTGGCCTGACCACAGCGCAAACCGAACTGGTGGCCTGGCTGATTGAAGAGCATTTGACCATGTCGTCCATTGCCCAGTCGCGCGATCTGGCCGACCGCAAGACAATTCAGGATTTTCATGCGCTGGTGCAAACGACCGAGCGCATGAAAATGCTGCTTATCCTGACTGTCTGCGATATTAAAGCTGTTGGTCCCGGTGTCTGGAATGGCTGGAAAGGCCAGCTTCTGCGCACGCTTTATTATGAAACCGAGCCGCTGCTCACCGGTGGCTTTACTCAGGTTGCCCAAAGCGAGCGCGTCAATCGCGCCAAACAGCAATTGTCCCAGGTGCTGATGGAAGAACAACGCGGCGACGAAAAAGTCTGGAGCCAACGCCAGGTCAAAACCTATCAGAAACTCCATTATTCGGCCTACTGGATGCGGGTTGATCCGGAGGCAATGGCCCGCCATGCGCGTTTCATCAATGATGCCGAAGCGGAAAAGCGGACTTTTGCGACCACCGTTCATACGAAATCATTTGAAGAAATCACCGAAATAACCGTCTATGCGCCGGACCATCCCAGATTGCTGGCCTATGTGACCGGAGCCTGCGCCGTTGCCGGCGCAAACATTGTTGACGCACAGATTTTCACGACCACCAATGGCAAGGCGCTGGATTCCATTTTCATCAACCGGGAATTCAATGATGATGCCGATGAATTGCGCCGCGGCGCGCGCATTGGCGATCTCATTCAAGAGGTGCTGAACGGATCGTTGCATCTGCCAGGTGTGCTGGCCACAAAAAGCAAGAAGACGCGCCGTCAGAAAGCGTTTTCGCTCGATCCTGAGGTCTCGATTGACAACACGGTTTCCAATCTGTTTTCGGTCATCGAAGTCTCGGGTCTCGATCGGCTTGGTCTGCTGTATGATCTGACGACAGCTTTGGCTGATCTTAATCTGGACATTGCCTCAGCTCATATTGCGACTTTTGGAGAGCGGGCACTGGATGGGTTTTACGTGACGGATCTGATGGGTGAGAAGATTACCGGTCCTGCCAAACACAAAGCAATCAAGGAACGGTTGATGCGGATTTTCACGACAAAGCCCGGCACCGCCGGTCATGTGCCGAACAAAAGCAAACGCAACACAGCGCCGATGAACAAAAAGAGCCTGACCGTGTGA
- the hslU gene encoding ATP-dependent protease ATPase subunit HslU produces MSNFSPREIVSELDRHIIGQKDAKRAVAVALRNRWRRMQLEGVMREEVLPKNILMIGPTGVGKTEIARRLAKLANAPFIKIEATKFTEVGYVGRDVEQIIRDLIEVAIAQTREKSRKTVEAKAHLQAEERVLDALVGDTASPSTRESFRKKLRDGSMDDKEIEIELRDTSNPLGGMDIPGMPGGSVGVMNLNDLFGKAMGGRTKKRRVNVRDSYGLLLSEEADKMLDEEKVVTDAISTVENDGIVFLDEIDKICARADRGGADVSREGVQRDLLPLIEGTTVATKHGPIKTDHILFIASGAFHVAKPSDLLPELQGRLPIRVELRALEQNDFERILTETEASLIKQYKALLATEDVTLEFTDDSITEIARLAVQINASVENIGARRLQTILEKLLEEISFTATDRGGETIEINAELVRENVAELAKDTDLSRFIL; encoded by the coding sequence ATGAGTAATTTTTCTCCACGTGAGATCGTTTCCGAACTTGATCGCCACATCATCGGGCAAAAAGATGCCAAGCGTGCGGTGGCCGTTGCGCTGCGTAATCGCTGGCGCCGTATGCAGTTGGAAGGGGTCATGCGCGAAGAAGTGCTGCCCAAGAACATATTGATGATCGGGCCGACAGGCGTCGGTAAAACCGAAATTGCCCGCCGTCTGGCGAAGCTTGCCAATGCGCCCTTCATCAAGATCGAAGCCACCAAATTTACAGAGGTCGGCTATGTGGGCCGTGATGTGGAACAGATCATCCGCGATCTGATCGAAGTTGCGATTGCGCAAACACGGGAAAAAAGCCGCAAAACGGTCGAAGCCAAAGCGCATCTGCAAGCTGAAGAACGCGTGCTGGATGCTCTGGTGGGTGATACGGCCAGCCCGTCAACGCGTGAATCTTTCCGCAAAAAATTGCGTGATGGCAGCATGGATGACAAGGAAATCGAGATCGAGTTGCGTGACACGTCCAACCCACTTGGTGGCATGGACATTCCGGGCATGCCCGGCGGCAGTGTCGGTGTCATGAACCTCAATGATCTGTTCGGCAAAGCCATGGGCGGGCGCACAAAAAAGCGCCGGGTGAATGTGCGGGACAGCTATGGTCTGCTGCTGAGCGAAGAAGCCGACAAGATGCTTGATGAAGAGAAGGTCGTGACCGATGCCATCTCAACGGTGGAAAATGACGGCATCGTATTTCTAGACGAGATCGACAAAATCTGCGCGCGAGCGGATCGTGGCGGTGCGGACGTCTCCCGTGAAGGCGTTCAACGTGACCTGCTGCCCCTGATTGAGGGCACAACAGTTGCAACAAAGCACGGGCCAATCAAGACAGATCATATTCTGTTCATTGCATCCGGCGCCTTTCACGTGGCCAAACCGTCAGACCTTTTGCCGGAGCTGCAGGGTCGTCTGCCCATTCGTGTTGAATTGCGCGCTCTGGAACAGAACGACTTTGAGCGTATTCTGACAGAAACCGAAGCCAGCCTGATCAAACAGTATAAAGCGCTGTTGGCGACGGAAGACGTCACGCTTGAATTTACCGATGATTCCATAACGGAAATTGCGCGTTTGGCGGTTCAGATCAACGCATCGGTGGAGAATATCGGAGCCAGACGGTTGCAGACAATTTTAGAGAAGCTGCTTGAAGAAATCAGCTTCACAGCAACCGACCGGGGTGGTGAAACCATTGAGATCAACGCCGAACTGGTGCGCGAAAATGTGGCCGAACTGGCAAAGGATACTGACCTTAGCCGGTTTATTCTATAG
- a CDS encoding GNAT family N-acetyltransferase: MAEHTTCSLVVGGEPEHEIELMRQSMTHPFEQGFVVSADKQKFGYIQKWRPTDYADEEPWAADLPKDSVGIDTFIGDTTMIGKGLGTAMVHAFCAKLFDEGADYLVIDPDAKNTNAVKAYGKAGFEDLLDYTTPTGVTHLMDLTRSRFQRTL, translated from the coding sequence ATGGCTGAGCACACCACATGTTCGCTTGTGGTTGGGGGGGAACCCGAGCATGAAATTGAATTGATGCGGCAATCCATGACGCATCCGTTTGAACAGGGATTTGTTGTATCGGCAGATAAACAGAAATTTGGCTATATCCAGAAATGGCGGCCGACAGACTATGCGGACGAAGAGCCATGGGCTGCGGATTTGCCAAAAGATAGCGTTGGAATTGATACGTTTATTGGTGACACCACTATGATAGGCAAAGGGCTTGGTACCGCAATGGTACACGCCTTTTGTGCAAAGCTCTTTGATGAGGGTGCCGACTATCTGGTGATCGACCCGGACGCCAAAAACACGAATGCTGTCAAAGCCTACGGAAAAGCAGGATTTGAAGACCTGCTGGATTACACGACGCCAACAGGCGTGACACATTTGATGGACCTAACAAGAAGCCGTTTTCAGAGGACTTTATGA
- a CDS encoding MarR family transcriptional regulator translates to MPVNLRPAQALYLWHKANLAMVLDEEPDLSQRQWAVLLSIYLEPPPHTVRGLARKLDVTKPVITRALDTMGGWGLVSRRRDPEDRRNVVIQRTVEGSLFLERAGDVIARMAEEVPR, encoded by the coding sequence ATGCCTGTCAATCTGCGCCCAGCCCAAGCGCTCTATCTGTGGCACAAGGCCAATCTGGCCATGGTACTGGATGAGGAGCCCGATCTGTCTCAGCGGCAATGGGCTGTGCTGCTGTCGATCTATCTGGAGCCACCACCCCACACGGTGCGGGGCCTGGCGCGGAAACTGGATGTCACCAAACCTGTGATCACGCGGGCTCTTGATACAATGGGCGGCTGGGGCCTTGTCTCAAGACGCAGGGACCCGGAAGACCGACGCAATGTGGTGATCCAGCGTACAGTTGAGGGATCATTGTTTCTGGAACGTGCCGGCGATGTTATTGCCCGAATGGCAGAAGAGGTGCCCCGATGA
- a CDS encoding M17 family metallopeptidase, with translation MTDKFAFQTFDPGFTEATAPAQCIPIYVLTADNVLFEDDPFEAISLRAKNWIKASNFGAATGAVLLVPDDEGFLSCVVLGVGPTDTADQDPLIVGALPQALPAGDYRIAYGENITRDRARDALAWAMGSYKFDRYKKMGSAEPKLCVDQDVTNLDEVRALARATAFGRDLVSTPANDMGPQDIADAAQALASAHDVPCKITIGEDLLAENFPMIHAVGRASEQAPRLVDFSWGATSNPKVTLVGKGVAFDSGGLDIKSAAGMLLMKKDMGGAANVLALASAIMATDLPVRLRVIIPCVENAISGSAFRPGDVLTSRSGRTVEIGNTDAEGRLILADALTLACEDEPDLIVDMATLTGASRVALGTDIPSMFSNNDAFAADLQATALAEADPLWQLPLWQPYMKSLDSKIADINHISPGGYGGAITAALFLSTFVSNETKWAHIDLMAYNLTTRPGKPAGGETQGMRALYACLKNLYAQDQ, from the coding sequence ATGACCGATAAATTTGCCTTTCAGACATTTGACCCCGGATTCACGGAAGCCACGGCTCCAGCACAATGCATACCGATTTATGTGCTAACTGCGGATAATGTGCTGTTCGAAGATGATCCATTTGAGGCAATAAGTCTGCGCGCAAAAAACTGGATCAAAGCATCGAACTTCGGTGCAGCGACTGGCGCAGTACTTCTTGTGCCGGATGATGAAGGTTTTCTATCCTGCGTTGTGCTTGGCGTTGGACCGACCGATACCGCGGATCAGGACCCTCTGATTGTCGGCGCATTACCACAGGCGCTGCCAGCCGGTGACTATCGGATTGCCTATGGAGAGAACATCACCCGTGATCGCGCCCGCGACGCATTAGCTTGGGCGATGGGATCCTACAAGTTCGACCGCTACAAGAAAATGGGTTCTGCTGAACCAAAATTATGCGTCGATCAGGATGTCACCAACCTGGACGAGGTAAGGGCACTTGCCCGCGCCACGGCTTTTGGCCGCGATCTGGTGAGCACTCCGGCCAATGATATGGGGCCGCAGGACATAGCGGATGCAGCGCAAGCGCTGGCCAGCGCTCATGATGTTCCCTGCAAAATTACAATTGGCGAAGACTTGCTGGCGGAAAATTTTCCGATGATCCACGCTGTTGGCCGTGCCAGCGAGCAAGCGCCAAGACTGGTTGACTTTTCCTGGGGTGCGACCAGCAATCCAAAAGTCACGCTTGTCGGCAAGGGGGTGGCTTTTGATTCTGGCGGCCTCGACATCAAGTCTGCGGCGGGCATGTTGTTGATGAAGAAAGACATGGGCGGAGCGGCCAATGTTCTGGCACTGGCATCTGCCATAATGGCGACCGATCTGCCGGTGCGATTGCGCGTTATCATCCCCTGTGTGGAAAATGCCATTTCCGGCTCTGCCTTCCGGCCAGGTGATGTTCTGACCAGCCGATCTGGCCGCACGGTTGAAATTGGCAACACGGATGCAGAAGGTCGGCTGATCCTGGCCGATGCATTGACCCTGGCCTGTGAAGATGAGCCTGACCTGATTGTTGATATGGCAACGCTGACTGGTGCTTCGCGGGTTGCGCTTGGCACTGATATTCCAAGCATGTTTTCGAACAATGATGCGTTCGCGGCAGATTTGCAGGCAACCGCGCTGGCAGAAGCAGACCCGCTGTGGCAACTGCCCTTATGGCAGCCCTATATGAAGTCACTCGACAGCAAGATCGCAGATATCAACCATATCTCCCCTGGTGGATATGGCGGTGCCATAACGGCTGCGCTGTTTCTGTCGACCTTTGTCTCCAATGAGACAAAGTGGGCTCATATTGATCTGATGGCCTATAATCTGACGACAAGGCCCGGCAAACCGGCTGGTGGCGAGACACAGGGAATGCGCGCATTATACGCGTGTCTGAAAAATCTTTACGCACAGGATCAATAA
- a CDS encoding NlpC/P60 family protein, with protein MSDMSTLDRRLHAFRDDLADERLKDRVDAANYVAGTAFIVSTPTAPIHRTADSTSTMETEALMGETFTVFDQSGDWCWGQLQSDNYVGYMPASNLISKDRAVAANAQIVVQRSFVYPKAELRDPPLMQLSMCAQLRTTGTAETRGTQYQLVTLPDGIEGAVIARHVQPLDTRNPDWVSYAEQFLHVPYLWGGRSSIGLDCSALVQIARQTSGKSALRDSDMQGKMGRELELTANFSGLQRGDLIFWPGHVAIMLDATNIIHTNGFHMATAIEPLAQAEARIAAHYGKISHAMRPD; from the coding sequence ATGAGTGATATGTCTACACTGGATCGCAGGCTGCACGCCTTTCGCGATGATTTGGCGGATGAACGGCTTAAGGATCGCGTCGATGCCGCCAACTATGTAGCGGGCACAGCGTTCATTGTCAGTACGCCGACGGCGCCCATCCACAGAACAGCTGATTCCACATCAACGATGGAAACCGAAGCTTTGATGGGGGAAACCTTCACGGTCTTCGATCAAAGCGGTGATTGGTGCTGGGGGCAATTACAGAGCGATAATTATGTCGGCTATATGCCGGCCAGCAATCTTATATCCAAAGACCGCGCCGTTGCCGCCAATGCGCAGATTGTGGTGCAGCGCAGCTTTGTCTATCCGAAAGCCGAACTGCGTGATCCGCCCCTGATGCAGCTGTCCATGTGCGCTCAACTGCGTACAACTGGAACCGCCGAAACACGCGGCACGCAATATCAGCTGGTCACCTTGCCGGATGGAATTGAGGGCGCTGTAATTGCGCGCCATGTTCAGCCACTGGACACGCGTAACCCGGACTGGGTTTCCTATGCTGAGCAATTTCTCCATGTGCCTTACCTTTGGGGCGGGCGGTCCAGCATCGGGCTTGATTGTTCTGCTCTTGTGCAAATAGCCCGGCAGACCTCTGGTAAAAGCGCCTTACGGGATTCCGATATGCAAGGTAAAATGGGGCGTGAGCTGGAACTCACGGCAAATTTTTCGGGTCTACAGCGCGGCGATCTGATTTTCTGGCCCGGCCATGTTGCCATCATGTTGGACGCAACCAATATCATTCATACCAACGGGTTTCATATGGCAACGGCCATTGAGCCTCTGGCGCAGGCGGAAGCGCGGATCGCGGCCCATTACGGAAAAATAAGCCATGCAATGCGGCCGGATTAA
- the hslV gene encoding ATP-dependent protease subunit HslV, protein MSKSDAMPLWHGTTILTVRKGGKVVIAGDGQVSLGQTVIKHNAKKVRPLGRGQVIAGFAGATADAFTLFERLEAKLEQYPDQLTRACVDLAKDWRTDRYLRRLEAMMLVADKSVSLVLTGTGDVLEPPAGVMGIGSGGNYALSAAKALIDMDLTAEEIARKSMAIAADICVYTNDQVVVESLDSE, encoded by the coding sequence ATGAGTAAGTCAGACGCCATGCCCTTATGGCATGGGACAACCATTTTGACCGTTCGCAAGGGCGGCAAGGTTGTGATTGCGGGCGATGGTCAGGTCAGCCTTGGTCAGACCGTGATCAAGCACAACGCCAAAAAAGTCCGGCCACTTGGTCGCGGTCAGGTTATCGCCGGATTTGCGGGAGCAACGGCAGATGCGTTCACGCTGTTTGAACGGCTGGAAGCCAAGCTGGAGCAGTATCCTGATCAGCTGACCCGCGCCTGTGTCGATCTGGCCAAGGATTGGCGGACAGACCGCTATCTGCGCCGGCTGGAAGCCATGATGCTGGTGGCCGATAAATCCGTTTCTCTGGTTCTGACCGGGACCGGCGATGTGCTGGAACCACCAGCCGGCGTCATGGGCATCGGCTCTGGCGGCAATTATGCGCTGTCTGCTGCAAAAGCACTGATTGACATGGATTTGACTGCCGAAGAGATAGCTCGCAAATCCATGGCAATTGCCGCCGATATCTGCGTTTACACCAATGATCAGGTCGTCGTGGAAAGCCTCGACAGCGAGTAA